In Danaus plexippus chromosome 6, MEX_DaPlex, whole genome shotgun sequence, a single window of DNA contains:
- the LOC116778872 gene encoding integrator complex subunit 6 — MTIIVFLIDTSASMNQRAYLGGRPTLLDVAKGAVETFVKVRQRSPESRGDRYMLLTFEEPPANIKAGWKENLATFINELKNLQCLGLTTMGAALKHAFDVLNINRMQTGIDTYGQGRCPFYLEPSVIVVITDGGKLSSNAGIQEEFNLPMNCPIPGSELTREPFRWDQRLFSLVLRLAGTPAVERDSGLVPSDSSPIDAMCEVTGGRSYCITSHRMLMQCIDSLVQKVQSGVVINFEKIGPDPPPIDGGNREGEPEEITQEDKEMDIDERNGRWNGNSYQTGLPNQASTPAAWHSCRRLIYVPRTVSQKGFAVGYWPIPESFRPDPNAGTLPPRSAHPVVKFTCSSQEPMVIDNLPFDKYELEPSPLTQFILARKQPTICWQVFVANSGCKNSEVSHPFGYLKASTNLTCVNLFVLPYNYPVLLPLLDDLFKVHRCKPTPEWKMAFQQYLDRMPSYYVTPLRRALTKMGASTPLVQSLIPDTQDNSLSFCVLNYLKRLKNQAKIEFEKLCADVINKASTGNNQKVAESVRVMPRSPLKKDLTTHPCLQDKFTALRDQLNEFGGFVVGLSRGRHKTQAHTYRNPFDIQRRDLLDQVVRMRANFLQPSLAHTRLVDEDSLHSMPVAQMGNYQEYLKRMTPQLREIESQPVRQHMFGNPFKIDKRMMVDEADIDPLGAVRGSAGGGVGGKRGTESPRAVPPKRKAGPIPHHVVARRPSTPTVITQPLSPQPPLTPPPAAPLSPVTSRRPASPLAPVPSDLPSGRPPEEPPCPDGGPPTPAPPPAAPANLPPVVKPFLNGDAYTTMGKMPRSPSPPAEASLPSPSHDSQELQINAIIQGIAAENNFIARERKRRRKSERHEPPVPPQPTAKELAEIKKHNLCVRADVYRAVRRPGRDFTKLFEYLKQLQGSVDIKKEVIRDVISESLRFKRKALAKLLEDFIAGLEKNGNSVSVNLQRMNSYSNSNHS; from the exons ATGACTATTATAGTCTTTTTAATAGATACATCAGCTTCTATGAACCAAAGAGCTTATTTGGGCGGACGCCCAACGTTGCTCGATGTAGCCAAGGGCGCTGTGGAAACGTTCGTAAAG GTTCGTCAACGATCTCCTGAAAGCAGAGGCGATAGATATATGCTTCTAACTTTCGAAGAGCCACCCGCGAACATCAAG GCTGGTTGGAAGGAGAATTTGGCTACTTTTATCAATGAATTAAAGAATTTACAGTGCCTTGGTTTAACAACGATGGGAGCTGCTCTCAAGCATGcttttgatgttttaaatataaatcgcaTGCAGACTGGAATAGATACGTATGGCCAGGGAAGATGTCCCTTTTACCTTGAACCATCTGTCATAGTTGTGATTACTGATGGAGGAAAGTTATCAAGCAATGCTGGCATCCAAGAGGAG tttAATTTACCAATGAATTGTCCTATTCCCGGTTCCGAGCTTACTAGAGAGCCTTTCCGTTGGGACCAACGTTTGTTTTCTTTGGTTCTGAGGCTAGCGGGAACTCCAGCTGTAGAAAGAGACTCTGGTCTTGTGCCCTCTGATTCATCACCTATTGATGCCATGTGTGAGGTCACTGGTG gtcGCTCATATTGCATCACTTCTCATCGTATGTTGATGCAGTGTATAGACAGCTTGGTCCAAAAAGTCCAAAGCGGTGTGGTTATCAACTTTGAAAAGATAGGTCCAGATCCACCTCCCATAGATGGTGGTAACAGGGAGGGAGAACCAGAGGAAATTACTCAAGAAGATAAAGAAATGGATATCGATGAGAGAAATGGG CGTTGGAATGGAAATTCATATCAGACAGGATTACCCAACCAGGCAAGCACACCAGCAGCTTGGCATTCATGTCGACGACTTATCTATGTACCAAGAACTGTCTCACAGAAAGGCTTTGCAGTTGGCTACTGGCCTATACCCGAGTCATTTAGACCAGATCCTAATGCCGGTACTTTG CCTCCTCGGTCAGCTCATCCTGTGGTCAAGTTCACTTGCTCCAGTCAAGAGCCAATGGTCATAGATAATTTACCATTTGACAAGTATGAACTTGAACCCAGTCCACTTACACAGTTCATTTTGGCAAGGAAGCAACCAACAATTTGCTGGCAG gTATTTGTTGCTAACAGTGGCTGCAAAAACTCTGAAGTCAGTCATCCATTTGGCTACCTAAAAGCATCAACGAACCTGACTTGCGTCAACTTGTTTGTGTTGCCTTACAACTACCCAGTGCTTTTGCCGTTGTTGGATGATTTGTTTAAAGTTCATAGATGCAAACCAACGCCAGAGTGGAAAATGGCTTTTCAGCAGTATTTGGATCGCATGCCATCGTATTACGTTACG ccACTCCGGCGGGCATTAACGAAAATGGGAGCGTCAACACCGTTGGTGCAGAGCTTGATTCCAGATACACAAGACAACTCACTGAGCTTCTGTGTATTAAACTATTTGAAAAGACTGAAAAACCAGGCGAAAATTGAATTCGAAAAACTTTGTGCGGATGTTATAAACAAGGCATCGACTGGAAATAATCAGAAG GTTGCAGAAAGCGTGCGGGTAATGCCGCGATCTCCTCTTAAGAAAGATCTAACAACGCATCCGTGTCTACAAGACAAGTTTACGGCTCTAAGAGATCAGTTGAACGAATTCGGCGGTTTTGTTGTGGGTCTATCGCGTGGACGACATAAAACACAGGCCCATACGTATAGAAACCCTTTTGATATACAGAGGCGAGATTTATTGGATCAG gtGGTGAGAATGCGTGCTAATTTCCTTCAACCGTCGTTAGCGCATACACGTTTAGTAGATGAAGATAGTTTACATTCGATGCCCGTTGCTCAAATGGGTAATTACCAGGAATATCTAAAACGTATGACGCCGCAGTTACGAGAGATCGAATCGCAGCCCGTGAGGCAACATATGTTCGGAAATCCATTTAAGATAGATAAG CGCATGATGGTGGACGAGGCGGATATAGATCCCTTGGGTGCGGTGCGGGGCTCCGCTGGCGGCGGTGTCGGTGGTAAGCGGGGGACGGAGAGCCCACGGGCGGTGCCGCCCAAAAGGAAGGCAGGACCCATACCGCACCACGTGGTGGCGAGGCGGCCGTCCACACCGACGGTGATCACACAGCCGCTATCACCTCAGCCGCCACTAACACCGCCGCCCGCCGCTCCACTGTCGCCTGTGACGTCACGTAGACCGGCATCACCGCTGGCGCCGGTACCGTCGGACCTACCGTCAGGGAGACCACCTgag GAGCCTCCCTGCCCGGACGGCGGTCCGCCCACTCCGGCACCACCGCCAGCCGCGCCCGCAAATCTACCACCAGTTGTCAAGCCTTTTCTTAATGGAG ATGCCTATACTACGATGGGCAAAATGCCGAGGTCTCCGTCCCCGCCCGCGGAGGCGTCTTTGCCGTCACCGTCCCACGATTCACAGGAGCTTCAGATAAACGCTATCATACAGGGCATTGCGGCAGAGAACAATTTCATAGCAAGAGAAAGGAAAAGAAGACGGaag AGCGAGCGTCACGAGCCGCCGGTGCCGCCTCAGCCGACTGCCAAGGAATTGGCCGAGATCAAGAAACACAATCTGTGTGTGAGGGCTGATGTGTACCGAGCTGTGAGGAGGCCAGGGAGAG ATTTCACAAAGCTGTTCGAATACTTGAAACAATTACAAGGTAGTGTTGATATAAAGAAGGAGGTGATACGTGACGTCATCAGTGAATCGTTACGTTTCAAAAGGAAGGCTCTAGCTAAGTTGTTGGAAGACTTTATAGCGGGTCTAGAGAAGAACGGGAACAGTGTGTCGGTTAACTTGCAGAGGATGAACTCGTACAGCAACTCCAACCATAGCTAG